One window from the genome of Musa acuminata AAA Group cultivar baxijiao chromosome BXJ1-4, Cavendish_Baxijiao_AAA, whole genome shotgun sequence encodes:
- the LOC135657931 gene encoding hydroquinone glucosyltransferase-like has protein sequence MERGSRAPPHIAVMPSPGMGHLIPLSELAKLFVLRHGFTATFIVFSDFSDHAQTAFLDSLPSGFSYVVLPPLPLDDVPPDAHVETRLSIMVERSVPHVRDVLRSLRRTTRLAAYVIDLFCGETLPVAKELGVPHYLLFTTSFMVLSLLLHLPALDQATSCEYRDLPEPVVLPGCLPLRGEDLLHPMQDRTDDAYRCVLNIARRIREVDGILVNSFVDLEPAAYAALKEAEPEVGRPNVHAIGPVIHRGSHGGAKGKECLRWLDEQPPGSVLFVSFGSGGTLSTEQIQELARGLEASGRRFLWVVRCPSDRVASGAFFHLQGPDDPLRYLPEGFLERTRGAGLVVPLWVPQVEVLAHAATGGFLTHCGWNSLLECFVHGVPIIAWPLYAEQRTNAVMMADGLGVALRPKTAADGSGLVRREEVAEVARELMEGEAGKKAREKAGELKQAAAQAVAGRDGSSCKALAEVVQYWKDNAGTGDV, from the coding sequence ATGGAGAGAGGCAGCAGAGCTCCGCCTCACATAGCCGTCATGCCCAGCCCCGGCATGGGCCACCTCATCCCCCTCTCGGAGCTCGCCAAGCTCTTTGTCCTCCGCCACGGCTTCACCGCCACCTTCATCGTCTTCTCCGACTTCTCCGACCACGCCCAGACCGCCTTCCTCGACTCCCTCCCTTCCGGCTTCTCTTACGTCGTCCTTCCCCCCCTCCCCCTCGACGACGTCCCCCCTGATGCCCATGTCGAGACGCGCCTCAGCATCATGGTGGAGCGCTCCGTTCCCCACGTCCGCGACGTCCTCCGCTCCTTGCGGCGGACCACCCGCCTCGCCGCTTACGTCATCGACCTCTTCTGCGGCGAGACCCTCCCCGTGGCAAAGGAGCTCGGGGTGCCGCACTACCTTCTCTTCACCACCAGCTTCATGGTGCTGTCCCTCCTGCTGCACCTCCCTGCGCTGGACCAGGCCACGTCGTGCGAGTACAGGGACCTGCCGGAACCGGTGGTGCTCCCGGGCTGCCTCCCACTCCGAGGGGAGGACCTCCTGCACCCGATGCAGGACCGGACCGACGACGCCTACCGATGCGTGCTGAACATCGCCAGGCGTATCAGGGAAGTGGACGGCATCCTCGTGAACAGCTTCGTCGACTTGGAGCCGGCAGCGTACGCGGCCCTCAAGGAGGCGGAGCCAGAGGTGGGGCGGCCGAACGTCCACGCAATCGGGCCGGTGATACACCGCGGCAGCCACGGTGGCGCGAAGGGGAAGGAGTGCCTGCGGTGGCTGGACGAGCAGCCGCCGGGGTCGGTGCTGTTTGTCTCGTTCGGGAGCGGGGGGACCCTCTCGACGGAGCAGATACAGGAGCTGGCGCGGGGGCTGGAGGCGAGCGGGCGGCGGTTTCTCTGGGTGGTGCGGTGCCCCAGCGACCGGGTGGCTAGCGGGGCCTTCTTCCACCTGCAGGGGCCGGACGACCCGCTGCGCTACCTGCCGGAGGGTTTCCTGGAGCGGACGCGGGGGGCGGGGCTGGTGGTCCCGCTGTGGGTGCCCCAGGTGGAGGTGCTCGCCCACGCCGCAACCGGCGGCTTCCTCACCCACTGCGGCTGGAACTCGTTGCTGGAGTGCTTCGTCCACGGCGTGCCTATCATCGCGTGGCCGCTGTACGCGGAGCAGCGGACGAACGCCGTGATGATGGCGGACGGCCTGGGCGTGGCGCTGCGGCCCAAGACGGCAGCGGACGGCAGCGGGCTGGTGCGTAGGGAGGAGGTGGCGGAGGTGGCGAGGGAGCTGATGGAGGGGGAGGCGGGGAAGAAGGCGAGGGAGAAGGCGGGGGAGCTGAAGCAAGCGGCAGCGCAGGCGGTGGCAGGCAGAGACGGGTCTTCTTGCAAGGCGCTGGCGGAGGTGGTGCAGTATTGGAAGGACAACGCAGGGACGGGTGATGTGTAA
- the LOC135672553 gene encoding hydroquinone glucosyltransferase-like — protein sequence MERGSIAPPHVAVMPSPGMGHLIPLSELAKLLVLRHGFTATFIVFSDFSDHAQTAFLDSVPSGFSYVVLPPVPLDDVPPDAHIETRLSIMVERSVPHVRDVLRSLRRTTRLAAYVIDLFCVETLPVAKELGVPHYLLFTTSFMVLSLLLHLPALDQATSCEYRDLPEPVVLPGCLALRGEDLLYPMQDRTDDAYRCVLNIARRIREVDGILVNSFVDLEPAAYAALKEAEPEVGRPNVHAIGPVIHHGSHGGAKGMECLRWLDEQPPGSVLFVSFGSGGTLSTEQIQELAWGLEASGRRFLWVVRCPSDRVASGAFFHLQGPDDPLRYLPEGFLERTRGAGLLVPLWAAQVEVLAHAATGGFLTHCGWNSLLESFVHGVPMIAWPLYAEQRTNAVMMADGLGVALRPKTAADGGGLVRREEVAEVARELMEGEAGKKAREKAGELKQAAAQAVAGRDGSSCKALAEVMQYWKDNAGTGEV from the coding sequence ATGGAGAGAGGCAGCATAGCTCCGCCTCACGTAGCCGTCATGCCCAGCCCCGGCATGGGCCACCTCATCCCCCTCTCGGAGCTCGCCAAGCTCCTTGTCCTCCGCCACGGCTTCACCGCCACCTTCATCGTCTTCTCCGACTTCTCCGACCACGCCCAGACCGCCTTCCTCGACTCCGTCCCTTCCGGCTTCTCTTACGTCGTCCTTCCCCCCGTCCCCCTCGACGACGTCCCCCCTGATGCCCATATCGAGACGCGCCTCAGCATCATGGTGGAGCGCTCCGTTCCCCACGTCCGCGACGTCCTCCGCTCCTTGCGGCGGACCACGCGTCTCGCCGCTTACGTCATCGACCTCTTCTGCGTCGAGACCCTCCCCGTGGCAAAGGAGCTCGGGGTGCCGCACTACCTTCTCTTCACCACCAGCTTCATGGTGCTGTCCCTCCTGCTGCACCTCCCTGCGCTGGACCAGGCCACGTCGTGCGAGTACAGGGACCTGCCGGAACCGGTGGTGCTCCCGGGCTGCCTCGCACTCCGAGGGGAGGACCTCCTGTACCCGATGCAGGACCGGACCGACGACGCCTACCGATGCGTGCTGAACATCGCCAGGCGTATCAGGGAAGTGGACGGCATCCTCGTGAACAGCTTCGTCGACTTGGAGCCGGCAGCGTACGCGGCCCTCAAGGAGGCGGAGCCAGAGGTGGGGCGGCCGAACGTCCACGCAATCGGGCCGGTGATACACCACGGCAGCCACGGTGGCGCGAAGGGGATGGAGTGCCTGCGGTGGCTGGACGAGCAACCGCCGGGGTCGGTGCTGTTTGTCTCGTTCGGGAGCGGGGGGACCCTCTCGACGGAGCAGATACAGGAGCTGGCGTGGGGGTTGGAGGCGAGCGGGCGGCGGTTTCTCTGGGTGGTGCGGTGCCCCAGCGACCGGGTGGCTAGCGGGGCCTTCTTCCACCTGCAGGGGCCGGACGACCCGCTGCGCTATCTGCCGGAGGGTTTCCTGGAGCGGACGCGGGGGGCGGGGCTATTGGTCCCGCTGTGGGCGGCGCAGGTGGAGGTGCTCGCCCACGCCGCAACCGGCGGCTTCCTCACCCACTGCGGCTGGAACTCGTTGCTGGAGAGCTTCGTCCACGGCGTGCCCATGATCGCGTGGCCGCTGTACGCGGAGCAGCGGACGAACGCCGTGATGATGGCGGACGGCCTGGGCGTGGCGCTGCGGCCCAAGACGGCAGCGGACGGCGGGGGGCTGGTGCGTAGGGAGGAGGTGGCGGAGGTGGCGAGGGAGCTGATGGAGGGGGAGGCGGGGAAGAAGGCGAGGGAGAAGGCGGGGGAGCTGAAGCAAGCGGCAGCGCAGGCGGTGGCAGGCAGAGACGGGTCTTCTTGCAAGGCGCTGGCGGAGGTGATGCAGTATTGGAAGGACAACGCAGGGACGGGTGAGGTGTAG
- the LOC135657960 gene encoding transcription factor CPC-like — MEQHHRTASLSLSSSSSLAETMEKRQLNQEKTEGFMLLPSLSPNLFDGPLICAEEVSNTERELTDMSEEEVDLIYRMHRLVGDRWELIAGRIPGRTPEEIKRFWKMKNDPCFAEKGPKRKRAVQGTVAQVQNHK, encoded by the exons ATGGAACAGCACCACAgaacagcctctctctctctctcttcttcttcttccttggctGAAACCATGGAGAAGCGCCAGCTCAATCAGGAAAAAACTGAAGGTTTCATGTTGCTTCCTAGTCTGTCTCCAAACTTGTTCGATGGACCATTGATTTGTGCTGAGGAAGTCAGTAACACTGAGAGGGAGCTCACTGACATGTCAGAGGAAGAAGTAGATCTCATTTACAGGATGCATAGGCTTGTTGGTGACAG ATGGGAGCTGATAGCTGGTAGAATTCCCGGCCGCACTCCGGAGGAGATCAAACGGTTTTGGAAGATGAAGAACGATCCATGTTTTGCTGAGAAGGGGCCGAAGAGAAAGAGAGCTGTACAAGGAACTGTTGCTCAAGTGCAGAACCACAAGTGA
- the LOC135657947 gene encoding ethylene-responsive transcription factor ERF061-like, with the protein MDGTLENIQLTSFPGEISAALSEILLSGTNALDSIFSHLPPPLPAARCPVAAPLGSAVYLRQTELLRRLSTRRYGRAASSPYHNSAAAENGKKKLYRGVRQRQWGKWVAEIRLPQNRMRIWLGTYASPESAAYAYDRAAYKLRGEYARLNFPALRDAGDCPERLRSLRSAVDSKIQAICQRLGRRRAAKRSAKAAGDKARSAKAAAKAVKDAEAGASQTSSLTSSSAFEMDGVCSLARMPSYDPELIWEVLTN; encoded by the coding sequence ATGGACGGAACGCTGGAAAACATACAGCTGACGTCATTTCCCGGCGAGATCAGCGCCGCCTTATCGGAGATCCTCCTCTCTGGCACGAACGCGCTCGACTCCATCTTCTCCCACCTCCCGCCGCCGCTCCCTGCTGCCCGGTGCCCGGTCGCCGCGCCCCTTGGCTCCGCCGTCTACCTCCGCCAGACGGAGCTGCTGCGGCGGCTCAGCACCCGGCGTTACGGCAGGGCTGCCTCGTCGCCGTACCACAACTCGGCCGCGGCGGAGAACGGGAAGAAGAAGCTCTACCGGGGGGTGCGGCAGCGGCAGTGGGGGAAGTGGGTGGCGGAGATCCGGCTGCCCCAGAACCGGATGCGGATCTGGCTCGGCACCTACGCCTCCCCGGAGTCGGCGGCGTACGCGTACGACCGGGCGGCGTACAAGCTCCGCGGCGAGTACGCGCGCCTCAACTTCCCGGCCCTGCGGGACGCCGGGGACTGCCCCGAGCGGCTCAGGTCACTGCGGTCCGCCGTCGACTCGAAAATCCAGGCCATCTGCCAGCGCCTCGGGCGGCGCCGGGCGGCGAAGCGATCGGCGAAGGCGGCCGGCGATAAGGCGAGGTCAGCCAAGGCGGCTGCGAAGGCCGTGAAGGACGCCGAGGCGGGCGCGTCGCAAACGTCATCGTTAACGTCGTCGTCGGCTTTCGAAATGGACGGTGTGTGTTCGCTGGCTCGGATGCCATCCTACGATCCAGAATTAATTTGGGAAGTGCTCACTAATTAA
- the LOC103972427 gene encoding large ribosomal subunit protein eL33w, with translation MVKGRQGERVRLYVRGTILGYKRSKSNQYENTSLVQIEGVNTKEEVAWYCGKRMAYIYKAKTKTKGTRYRCIWGKVCRPHGNSGVIRAKFKSNLPPKSMGGKVRVFMYPSNI, from the exons ATGGTGAAGGGGCGACAGGGCGAGCGCGTCAG GTTGTACGTTCGTGGGACAATCCTCGGATACAAGAG GTCGAAGTCGAACCAGTACGAGAACACCTCGTTGGTTCAGATCGAGGGTGTGAACACGAAGGAAGAGGTCGCCTGGTACTGCGGCAAGAGGATGGCGTACATATACAAGGCGAAGACGAAGACCAAGGGGACGCGGTACCGGTGCATATGGGGCAAGGTCTGCCGCCCCCACGGGAACAGTGGAGTGATTCGCGCCAAGTTCAAGTCCAACCTCCCGCCTAAATCCATG GGTGGAAAGGTCAGGGTTTTCATGTACCCCAGCAACATATGA